The genomic region TGCAAGAGGCTCATTCGAAAAAAAACTAAAAAATCGCTGCGAATCGTTCTCTATTCCGCCGGGTGGGGCCGCCGCCGCTTCGGCGCAAGTCCTGGAACCGTAATTGAAGGTATCATGACGCGAATCCAATGTCTGCGCGAAGGCAACGTCGATCTCCTCCTTCTCGAAGGAGTATTGGATGACGAGGCTTTGGAAAATATGGGGAAAACCATATCGGCGCTGCGGCAGCAAGGGAGTAAAAAAATTCTCTGGCTGGGAACGGGACTGGAAAAAATCGAAACCCGCGAATCGTTGCGATTGATAAGCCCGGTGCGGATATTCTGCCGCATGGGAGGAAAAATCGCTCTGGCGGAGTTCGGCGGCAAACCGTTGGATATCATTCTCAAAACGGCATGGCGTCGTTATTTGAATGTCTTCAAAACCAAGGAAGAAGCGCTATCCTTTCTTGACCCCAAGCCCAACCCTTGATTCAATGAAACCGCCAACGGACAAAAAAAACGATGGTTTCTACTGAGGAGTCGAAGGAATGATAAAAATCGAAATCCGCAAAAAAGACAAAATCTGCATCCTCGATTTGAATGGCGCGCTGGATTTGGACGGCGCGAAAATCTTGAAAGAATCCATCGAAAGGGCGCGCAAAGAAAGCGGAGGCAAAATATTGATTAATTTTACGGGTGTGAGGAATGTGCAAAGCACGGTTCTGCAATCCCTTGTTACTCCGATTAAAGTCGTGGCGTCTATCGGCGGAATCGTAGGCTTTTTTGGCATGTCGGCCGGCGTTCATAAAATGATGAAGAGCGCTATGTTTTATCCGATTATTACCGTCTATGAGACTGAGGAGGAAGGACTAGCTGGTTTTGGCTATTCCGCAGAGAAGAAGGAATCGTAATCCTTCCGCCCGTTCCCCTCACCCTTGCCCTCTCCCATAAGGCGAGGGAAATTCAATGCGCGTTATTCGTTGAAAAGATTTAAACGAGAATCGATCCAACATTCATGAACTCGATAGAATCCATTTTTCTGGGAATCCTGCAAGGGTTGACGGAATTTCTACC from Candidatus Omnitrophota bacterium harbors:
- a CDS encoding STAS domain-containing protein is translated as MIKIEIRKKDKICILDLNGALDLDGAKILKESIERARKESGGKILINFTGVRNVQSTVLQSLVTPIKVVASIGGIVGFFGMSAGVHKMMKSAMFYPIITVYETEEEGLAGFGYSAEKKES